The proteins below are encoded in one region of Thermosulfurimonas marina:
- a CDS encoding putative DNA modification/repair radical SAM protein: MTPWEKLEILGAAASYDHSCTGTGLSPELPATLEGRRRLPGIYLAQTSSGRKLPLLKVLLTNRCRFHCAYCVNRAGASGPRAAFEPRELVEVALELWRRRLIQGVFLSAAVERSADETMERMLATARLLRRSYGFSGYLHLKILPGSSPELIKEAVHLATRVSANLEFVRGATLRRLAPEKEKRRLVAALVQAREAALEAGKSPSLTTQVIVGAGPETDYDYLRLAQNLYRQGLLSRMYFSAYLPVSRHPALPSPETLPPVIRERRLYQADYLLRLYGFTYEELLAPGENLPLDRDPKEAWAERHPEFFPVDLAQAPYEELLRVPGLGPKTARRILQARREGGLTFEGLRRLGVRLSRAAPYILLRGRRPPTNLHLF; this comes from the coding sequence ATGACGCCCTGGGAAAAACTGGAGATCCTGGGTGCGGCGGCAAGCTACGATCACTCCTGCACCGGAACAGGACTTTCCCCGGAACTTCCGGCCACCCTTGAAGGCCGCCGCCGGCTTCCCGGAATCTACTTGGCCCAGACCTCTTCGGGCCGCAAGCTCCCCCTTCTCAAAGTCCTCCTCACCAACCGCTGCCGCTTCCACTGTGCCTACTGTGTAAATCGGGCGGGGGCCTCCGGTCCTCGGGCAGCCTTTGAACCCCGGGAGCTGGTGGAGGTGGCCTTGGAGCTCTGGCGGCGGAGACTCATCCAAGGCGTTTTTCTTTCCGCCGCGGTAGAGCGTTCAGCCGACGAGACCATGGAGCGCATGCTGGCTACGGCCCGGCTTCTCCGCCGGAGCTACGGCTTTTCCGGCTACCTCCACCTGAAGATCCTTCCCGGGTCTTCCCCGGAATTAATAAAAGAAGCCGTACACCTGGCCACCCGGGTAAGTGCCAATCTGGAGTTCGTCCGTGGGGCCACGCTGAGGCGCCTGGCCCCGGAGAAAGAAAAGCGCCGGCTGGTGGCGGCCCTGGTCCAGGCCCGGGAGGCGGCCCTGGAGGCCGGGAAAAGCCCCTCCCTAACCACCCAGGTCATTGTAGGAGCCGGCCCGGAGACGGACTACGACTATCTGCGCCTGGCCCAGAATCTTTACCGTCAAGGGCTCCTTTCCCGCATGTATTTTTCGGCCTATCTCCCGGTGAGCCGCCATCCCGCGCTCCCCTCTCCGGAGACCCTACCGCCGGTGATCCGGGAGCGCCGACTCTATCAAGCCGACTACCTCCTGCGCCTTTACGGCTTCACCTACGAAGAGTTGCTGGCCCCGGGAGAAAACCTCCCCCTGGATCGGGATCCCAAAGAGGCCTGGGCCGAAAGACACCCGGAATTTTTCCCCGTGGATCTGGCCCAGGCCCCCTATGAGGAACTGCTACGAGTCCCGGGTTTGGGTCCCAAAACCGCCCGGCGCATCCTTCAGGCCCGACGGGAAGGGGGCCTCACCTTCGAAGGCCTGCGTCGGCTGGGAGTAAGACTTTCCCGGGCTGCGCCCTACATCCTCCTGCGCGGAAGACGACCCCCCACCAATCTCCACCTCTTCTGA
- the yihA gene encoding ribosome biogenesis GTP-binding protein YihA/YsxC, whose translation MSFREIQFVKSVVRPEELPVPGLPEVAFLGRSNVGKSSLINAFLGRKKLARVSSTPGFTRALNFFRVDHRFLVVDLPGYGFARVPPRVQQAWKYLVEGYLSAPRPLRLLVLIFDLRREPDALDQSLLEYVRALGRPHIAVLNKMDRLRKTEIPRARQRWEATLKLPPEKIFLTSCRTGEGVLSVKNKILEALEIKKELGGKR comes from the coding sequence ATGTCTTTCCGGGAGATTCAGTTCGTAAAGAGCGTGGTTCGGCCGGAGGAGCTTCCGGTGCCGGGCCTTCCGGAGGTGGCCTTTTTGGGCCGCTCCAATGTGGGGAAATCTTCCCTGATCAACGCCTTCCTGGGGCGGAAAAAGCTGGCCCGGGTTTCTTCCACCCCGGGTTTTACCCGAGCCCTCAATTTTTTCCGGGTGGACCATCGCTTTTTGGTGGTGGACCTTCCGGGCTACGGTTTTGCTCGAGTTCCTCCCCGGGTGCAACAGGCCTGGAAGTACCTGGTGGAGGGCTATCTTTCGGCCCCTCGCCCCCTCAGACTCCTGGTCCTTATCTTTGACCTGCGGCGGGAGCCGGATGCCCTGGACCAGAGCCTCTTGGAGTACGTGAGGGCCTTAGGGCGTCCCCACATTGCCGTCCTTAACAAGATGGATCGCCTGCGCAAGACAGAGATCCCCCGGGCCCGTCAGCGCTGGGAGGCTACCCTTAAACTCCCACCGGAGAAAATTTTCCTTACCTCTTGTCGTACCGGAGAGGGAGTGTTATCTGTAAAAAATAAAATTTTAGAAGCCCTAGAAATTAAGAAAGAATTGGGAGGTAAAAGATGA
- a CDS encoding DUF362 domain-containing protein, translating to MLAPEKVLVLPCEDYTEESLRRAVEVALEQFLPGDLSGARVLVKPNLVAPRQASLSCTHPATVRAVCEGLLARGAEVRVGDSPAFGTTRSVARAAGLLAALKGLPVRLVSFRKKVRVALSCGLTVGLAREALCADLLVNLPRLKAHNQLLLTAAVKNLFGCVVGLEKPLLHARLGERGDLFFRMILEVAELLPVGLNLLDAVVAMEGQGPTGGRPRKLGYLFASGHPLALDTVLYQALGLSPEKVPLWKTALDLRLFGARPEEAVVEGDLPDLSDFQLPLRLSPVTFHPLRLLRGMLRRLLLRLRSGFLGIKEFS from the coding sequence TTGCTTGCTCCGGAAAAGGTCCTGGTCCTCCCCTGTGAGGACTACACCGAAGAAAGTCTCCGGAGGGCGGTGGAGGTCGCCCTTGAACAATTTTTACCGGGAGATCTTTCCGGGGCTCGGGTCCTGGTAAAGCCCAATCTGGTGGCCCCTCGGCAGGCCTCCCTTTCCTGTACCCATCCGGCCACCGTGCGTGCGGTCTGTGAGGGGCTTTTGGCGCGGGGGGCGGAGGTCCGGGTAGGGGACTCCCCGGCCTTCGGCACCACCCGCTCCGTGGCCCGGGCCGCGGGGCTCCTTGCGGCCCTTAAAGGGCTTCCGGTGCGTCTGGTCTCCTTCCGAAAGAAGGTCCGGGTGGCCCTTTCCTGTGGCCTTACCGTAGGCTTGGCCCGGGAGGCCCTGTGTGCGGATCTCCTGGTGAATCTTCCCCGGCTTAAGGCCCACAATCAGCTCCTTCTTACCGCAGCGGTGAAAAATCTTTTCGGCTGTGTGGTGGGGCTTGAGAAACCCCTGCTGCACGCGCGCCTGGGAGAAAGAGGAGATCTCTTTTTTCGCATGATTCTTGAGGTGGCGGAGCTTTTGCCGGTGGGGCTCAATCTGCTGGATGCCGTGGTAGCTATGGAGGGCCAGGGTCCCACCGGGGGGCGGCCTCGGAAACTAGGCTACCTTTTTGCTTCCGGCCATCCCCTGGCCTTAGATACCGTCCTCTATCAGGCCCTGGGCCTTTCTCCAGAGAAGGTCCCTCTGTGGAAGACGGCCCTGGATCTTCGGCTTTTCGGAGCCCGTCCCGAGGAGGCAGTGGTGGAAGGGGATCTTCCGGATCTTTCGGATTTCCAACTTCCCTTGAGGCTTTCCCCGGTAACCTTTCATCCCCTGCGTCTCCTGCGGGGAATGCTTCGCCGCCTTCTCCTGCGCTTGCGGTCCGGTTTTTTGGGAATTAAGGAATTTTCCTAG
- a CDS encoding c-type cytochrome, producing MKRFLGAGLLATLVIVSPGFCGGGKPDGKALFSRNCGFCHPGGRNVIHPKKTLDRETLLKNGIQGPEGIVEKMRNPGPGMPRFSEKRLSDEEARAIAEYVWETFKKK from the coding sequence ATGAAAAGATTCTTAGGGGCAGGGTTGTTGGCTACTCTGGTGATAGTCTCTCCGGGCTTTTGTGGAGGGGGCAAGCCTGACGGAAAGGCCCTCTTTTCCCGGAATTGCGGTTTCTGTCATCCCGGGGGGCGCAACGTGATTCACCCCAAAAAGACTCTCGACCGGGAGACCCTTCTCAAAAATGGTATCCAGGGTCCGGAGGGTATCGTGGAGAAGATGCGGAATCCCGGTCCGGGAATGCCTCGGTTTTCGGAAAAGAGGCTTTCGGACGAGGAGGCCCGGGCCATCGCCGAATACGTCTGGGAGACCTTCAAAAAGAAATAA